One genomic region from Cryptococcus deuterogattii R265 chromosome 7, complete sequence encodes:
- a CDS encoding UDP-glucuronate decarboxylase, translating into MSSEKSVSSPSHPYPSTPFAILSPLPQLILHPESVLTDHWLQETITHVGCNRFGFDSTVDIETLRSLYLSPAYIKEGGDVKVSLDAPQKDFSTETTYDHNTNTIQYSTVNKFPPVKLLPNHERKRILVTGGAGFVGSHLVDRLMLLGHEVTVLDNFFTGSRTTVSHWVGHPNFEMVRHDVVEPFLIEVDQIYHLACPASPPHYQINAVKTLKTSFEGTLNMLGLAKRTGARFLITSTSEVYGDPEEHPQREDYWGHVNCIGPRACYDEGKRVAETLTYGYHRKDGVDVRVARIFNTFGPRMNPFDGRVVSNFIIQALKGEDMTVYGDGSQTRSFQYVHDLIDGLILLMNGPDTRPVNIGNHDEFTILEFAEAVRDIVEKVQKEEGNPLAKRVNIIHKEIPIDDPQRRRPDTTRAKETLQWQPRWNVRQGVEEMVRYYSARIREGAI; encoded by the exons ATGAGCTCCGAAAAGTCTGTGagttctccttctcatccatACCCATCCACACCCTTCGCAATCCTCTCGCCCCTGCCCCAGCTCATTCTCCATCCTGAGAGCGTTCTTACTGACCACTGGCTTCAGGAGACTATCACCCATGTTGGTTGCAACCGATTCGGTTTCGACTCTACCGTCGACATCGAGACTCTTAGGAGCTTGTACCTT TCCCCTGCCTACATTAAGGAGGGCGGTGATGTCAAGGTCTCTCTTGACGCTCCCCAGAAGGACTTCTCCACCGAGACCACCTATGACCACAACACCAACACCATCCAGTACTCTACTGTCAACAAGTTCCCCCCTGTCAAGCTCCTCCCCAACCACGAGCGAAAGAGGATCTTGG TTACTGGTGGTGCCGGTTTCGTCGGTTCCCACTTGGTTGACCGTCTCATGCTTCTCGGCCACGAGGTCACCGTCCTCGACAACTTCTTCACCGGTAGCAGGACTACT GTCTCCCACTGGGTCGGTCACCCCAACTTTGAGATGGTTCGACACGATGTCGTCGAGCCCTTCTTGATTGAGGTTGACC AGATCTACCACCTTGCCTGCCCTGCTTCCCCCCCTCACTACCAGATCAACGCCGTCAAGACCTTGAAGACCTCCTTTGAGGGTACCCTCAACATGCTTGGTCTCGCCAAGCGAACTGGCGCCCGATTCCTCATCACTTCTACCTCTGAGGTCTACGGTGACCCCGAGGAGCACCCTCAGCGAGAGGACTACTGGGGTCACGTCAACTGTATCGGTCCCCGAGCCTGTTACGATGAGGGCAAGCGTGTCGCTGAGACCTTGACCTATGGTTACCACCGAAAGGACGGAGTTGACGTTCGTGTCGCCCGTATCTTCAACACTTTCGGTCCCCGAATGAACCCCTTTGACGGCCGAGTTGTTTCCAACTTTATCATCCAGGCCCTCAAGGGTGAGGACATGACCGTCTACGGTGACGGTTCTCAGACCCGATCCTTCCAATACGTCCACGACTTGATTGATGGTCTTATCTTGTTGATGAATGGTCCCGACACCCGACCTGTCAACATTGGTAACCATGATGAGTTTACCATCCTCGAGTTTGCCGAGGCTGTCAGG GACATTGTCGAGAAGgtccagaaggaggaaggcaacCCTCTTGCCAAGAGGGTCAACATTATCCACAAGGAGATCCCCATTGACGACCCCCAGCGACGAAGGCCCGACACCACTCGTGCCAAGGAGACTCTCCAGTGGCAGCCTAGGTGGAACGTCAGGCAGGGTGTTGAGG AGATGGTCAGGTACTACAGCGCTCGAATCCGAGAGGGTGCCATCTAG
- a CDS encoding ChAPs family protein yields MSELFKDIPEFVETDIGESLAARTETLGTFRELGPPDLCHVVKVYGKPPTQREIGSYHYCSGVEASTSASLAAYLNSLQFSVEDSSAWFGKGSAWKVRSGTYCCFNAFSRVDMRVEANIPGGVDAFVVDLHGQRHPATPELWQETYLSAILRAIRYADDASYRLAGYRKLDPITTPEAEERFLKAAEALFFKGWQLGSDPEIQVATVVTNHLTSAILKYFSDSFRLDRAANLFERMMDKEPEVAALVAKSYIGMNEEIKAVKIMNAALTANPRSYPILHAQVDFLLSKHKYEWAQQVAQQAVNSAPSEFMTWAKLTETYIELGQLDQALLTLNSCPMFTYNERDLHRMPTPAKSNMPIKKFIADSNLVDEDSSRENEADIALLRLPAPNLRGTFAKAYSLLTLLVSKIGWDELLKIRSSVFVMEEEYRLHKTNVSVDMNGEAGDGASLTGLKRTSSEGVNTPSDIPTIRISSESMRTPNTASGTGFSKKPGTRKPALEKPETAQANEDPNSPLGMKSEGVQPVSAFSHKRLCERWLDNLFLVLYEDLRVYTIWRAEISHFKTQHMSYRKTGTEWEILGELASRLHHKEEAKEAYQRCLESKFSAKALMKLLETYANEGDLQKTLTAAVRLTTYHHRWYMDASYPSMVAHYLYKVGLIHGHAKIQYTMLSMNLPVGIFEIMQGYMKYGATFNVEGSEF; encoded by the exons ATGTCAGAGCTATTCAAGGACATCCCAGAGTTTGTAGAG ACCGACATCGGAGAGAGTCTTGCAGCCAGAACAGAAACCCTTG GCACTTTCAGAGAACTAGGCCCTCCAGACTTGTGCCATGTTGTGAAAGTTTATGGAAAACCGCCGACTCAACGAGAG ATCGGGTCCTATCACTACTG CTCTGGCGTAGAGGCTTCAACTTCTGCATCACTCGCCGCCTATCTCAACTCTCTGCAGTTCTCAGTGGAAGATTCGTCTGCATGGTTTGGGAAGGGGTCGGCATGGAAAGTTCGAAGTGGGACATATTG CTGCTTCAACGCCTTTTCGCGAGTAGATATGCGGGTGGAAGCCAATATTCCCGGTGGTGTTGACGCATTTGTGGTGGATCTTCACGGTCAAAG ACACCCTGCGACCCCCGAGCTCTGGCAAGAGACGTACCTGTCTGCAATTCTGCGTGCCATTAGATATGCAGACGACGCTTCTTATAGATTGGCAGGATATAGAAAGCTGGATCCGATCACAACgccagaagcagaggaaagaTTTCTTAAAGCCGCTGAAGCGCTGTTTTTCAAAG GCTGGCAGCTTGGATCAGATCCCGAAATACAGGTCGCCACAGTTGTCACCAACCACCTTACCTCTGCCATTCTAAAGTACTTTTCCGACTCTTTCAGGCTTGATCGTGCCGCCAACCTCtttgaaaggatgatggacaAGGAGCCAGAGGTGGCCGCTCTCGTGGCGAAGAGTTACATTGGCATGA ACGAGGAGATCAAAGCTGTCAAGATTATGAACGCCGCCCTTACCGCCAATCCTCGGTCCTATCCCATCCTTCATGCGCAAGTCGATTTTCTCCTCTCGAAACACAAGTACGAATGGGCCCAGCAGGTCGCTCAGCAGGCGGTCAATTCCGCACCCAGCGAATTCATGACCTGGGCCAAACTCACTGAGACGTACATTGAGTTGGGGCAACTCGACCAGGCTTTGTTGACGCTCAACTCATGCCCAATGTTCACTTATAACGAAAGAGATCTTCATCGGATGCCTACCCCTGCAAAGTCTAATATGCCGATCAAGAAGTTCATCGCAGATTCCAAtttggtggatgaagattcATCAAGAGAAAATGAG GCCGATATCGCTCTCCTCCGTCTCCCCGCTCCCAACCTCCGCGGCACGTTTGCCAAAGCGTACTCCCTCCTTACTCTCCTTGTCTCTAAGATTGGCTGGGATGAGCTTCTCAAGATCAGATCCTCCGTTTTCGtcatggaagaggagtatCGTCTGCACAAAACGAATGTCTCTGTCGACATGAATGGAGAAGCTGGTGACGGTGCGTCCCTCACGGGCTTGAAGAGGACCTCGTCCGAAGGAGTCAACACTCCCAGCGACATACCTACCATCAGGATATCGAGCGAGTCGATGCGAACGCCCAATACGGCCTCAGGAACAGGGTTCAGCAAAAAGCCAGGTACTCGCAAGCCCGCTCTGGAGAAGCCCGAAACAGCACAAGCGAATGAAGATCCGAATTCGCCtttggggatgaagagtgaAGGAGTGCAGCCCGTTTCGGCATTCTCACATAAGCGACTATGTGAGAGATGGTTAG ATAACCTCTTTTT GGTTCTTTATGAAGACTTGAGAGTCTACACCATCTGGAGAGCAGAGATATCTCATTTCAAAACCCAACACATGTCTTACCGAAAAACTGGTACCGAG TGGGAGATCCTTGGTGAACTGGCCTCACGTTTGCATCACAAAGAAGAGGCTAAAGAAGCGTACCAACGCTGTCTCGAATCCAAATTCAGCGCAAAGGCCCTTATGAAGCTTCTTGAAACGTATGCAAACGAAGGCGACCTCCAAAAGACCTTGACAGCAGCTGTGAGGCTGACAACCTATCATCACCG ATGGTATATGGACGCATCATACCCGTCGATGGTTGCGCATTATTTGTACAAGGTGGGACTCATACATGGGCACGCCAAAATACAATACACAATGCTCAGTATG AACCTGCCGGTCGGGATCTTTGAAATAATGCAAGGCTATATGAAATACGGGGCGACGTTCAAT GTCGAGGGTTCAGAATTCTAG